A window of the Salvelinus alpinus chromosome 3, SLU_Salpinus.1, whole genome shotgun sequence genome harbors these coding sequences:
- the LOC139569691 gene encoding recoverin-like, producing the protein MGNSKSVSLSKDLLEELKLNTKYSEEQLCTGYQTFLRECPSGQISKQQFEAIYIKFFPDADPKAYARHVFRSFDSNSDGMLDFKEYIMALHLTSSGRTIQKLEWAFNLYDVDHNRSITKKEIQEIVESIFNMISKEDQKNLPDDENTPEKRADKIWDFFGKKENDKLTEEEFIQGVMDNKNILRLVQFDQPQKVQERLNEMKH; encoded by the exons ATGGGCAACAGCAAAAGTGTCTCCCTGTCCAAGGATCTCCTAGAGGAGCTGAAACTGAACACCAAGTACAGCGAGGAGCAGCTATGTACCGG GTACCAGACCTTCCTGAGAGAGTGTCCCAGTGGGCAAATCAGCAAGCAGCAGTTTGAGGCCATCTACATCAAATTCTTCCCCGACGCAGACCCCAAGGCTTATGCACGCCACGTCTTCAGGAGCTTCGATTCCAACAG TGATGGGATGCTGGACTTTAAGGAGTACATCATGGCCCTGCACTTGACCTCCTCTGGGAGGACCATACAGAAACTGGAGTGGGCGTTCAACCTGTACGACGTCGACCACAACAGAAGCATAACCAAGAAGGAGATCCAGGAGATCGTCGAG TCGATATTCAACATGATCTCCAAAGAGGACCAAAAGAATCTTCCTGATGATGAGAACACACCAGAGAAGAGAGCTGATAAAATCTGGGACTTCTTCGGCAAGAAAGAAAATG ATAAGCTAACAGAGGAGGAGTTTATCCAGGGAGTGATGGACAACAAGAACATCCTCAGACTGGTGCAGTTTGACCAGCCACAGAAGGTACAGGAGAGACTGAATGAGATGAAACATTAG